Proteins encoded in a region of the Pseudomonas putida genome:
- the coaD gene encoding pantetheine-phosphate adenylyltransferase — MNRVLYPGTFDPITKGHGDLVERASRLFDHVIIAVAASPKKNPLFPLEQRVALAREVTKHLPNVEVIGFSSLLAHFAKEQGANVFLRGLRAVSDFEYEFQLANMNRQLAPDVESLFLTPSERYSFISSTLVREIAALGGDITKFVHPVVADALTERFKK, encoded by the coding sequence ATGAACCGAGTGTTGTACCCGGGTACTTTCGACCCCATTACCAAAGGCCATGGCGACCTGGTCGAGCGCGCCTCGCGCTTGTTCGACCACGTCATCATCGCGGTGGCGGCCAGCCCCAAGAAAAACCCGCTGTTCCCGCTGGAACAACGGGTGGCGCTCGCCCGTGAGGTCACCAAGCACCTGCCCAATGTCGAAGTCATCGGCTTTTCTTCCCTGTTGGCGCATTTCGCCAAGGAACAGGGCGCCAACGTCTTCCTGCGTGGCCTGCGTGCGGTGTCCGACTTCGAGTACGAGTTCCAGTTGGCGAACATGAACCGGCAACTGGCCCCCGATGTGGAGAGCCTGTTCCTGACGCCATCGGAACGTTATTCGTTCATCTCCTCGACCCTGGTCCGGGAAATTGCGGCGCTGGGCGGTGATATCACCAAGTTCGTCCACCCGGTGGTGGCCGACGCGCTGACTGAACGCTTCAAGAAGTAA
- a CDS encoding YfhL family 4Fe-4S dicluster ferredoxin yields MSLIITDDCINCDVCEPECPNEAISQGEEIYVIDPNLCTQCVGHYDEPQCQQVCPVDCIPLDEAHPETEEQLMAKYRRITGKA; encoded by the coding sequence ATGTCCCTGATCATCACCGACGATTGCATCAACTGCGACGTCTGCGAACCCGAGTGCCCGAACGAGGCTATCTCCCAAGGCGAAGAGATCTACGTGATCGACCCTAACCTGTGCACCCAGTGCGTGGGCCACTACGACGAGCCGCAGTGCCAGCAGGTGTGCCCGGTCGACTGCATCCCACTGGATGAAGCGCACCCGGAAACCGAAGAACAGCTGATGGCCAAGTATCGCCGCATTACCGGCAAAGCCTGA
- the mutM gene encoding bifunctional DNA-formamidopyrimidine glycosylase/DNA-(apurinic or apyrimidinic site) lyase yields the protein MPELPEVETTRRGIAPHLEGQRVSRVVVRDRRLRWPIPEDLDVRLSGQRIVSVERRAKYLLINAEVGTLISHLGMSGNLRLVELGLPAAKHEHVDIELESGLMLRYTDPRRFGAMLWSLDPLNHELLLRLGPEPLTDLFDGERLFQLSRGRSMAVKPFIMDNAVVVGVGNIYATEALFAAGIDPRREAGGISRARYLKLAIEIKRVLAAAIEQGGTTLRDFIGGDGQPGYFQQELFVYGRGGQPCKVCGTALREVKLGQRASVYCPRCQR from the coding sequence ATGCCGGAATTGCCAGAAGTAGAAACCACCCGGCGCGGTATCGCACCGCACCTGGAAGGCCAACGCGTCAGCCGTGTGGTGGTGCGTGACCGGCGCCTACGCTGGCCGATTCCGGAAGACCTCGATGTGCGCCTGTCAGGGCAGCGTATCGTCAGCGTCGAACGACGCGCCAAGTACCTGTTGATCAATGCCGAGGTCGGTACGCTGATCAGCCACCTGGGCATGTCGGGCAACCTGCGTCTGGTCGAGTTGGGCTTGCCGGCGGCCAAGCATGAGCACGTCGACATCGAGCTGGAGTCGGGGCTGATGCTGCGCTACACCGACCCGCGCCGCTTTGGTGCCATGTTGTGGAGCCTGGACCCGCTCAACCACGAACTGCTGCTGCGCCTGGGGCCGGAGCCGCTGACCGACCTGTTCGACGGTGAGCGCCTGTTCCAGCTGTCCCGCGGGCGATCGATGGCGGTCAAACCGTTCATCATGGACAACGCGGTGGTGGTGGGGGTGGGCAACATCTACGCCACCGAGGCACTGTTCGCTGCGGGTATCGACCCACGTCGGGAGGCGGGCGGGATTTCCCGCGCGCGCTATTTGAAGCTGGCGATCGAGATCAAGCGGGTGCTGGCGGCGGCAATCGAGCAGGGCGGTACTACCCTGCGCGACTTTATCGGTGGCGATGGGCAGCCGGGGTACTTCCAGCAGGAATTGTTCGTCTACGGGCGGGGCGGGCAGCCGTGCAAGGTGTGCGGCACGGCGCTGCGCGAGGTGAAGCTGGGGCAACGGGCGAGCGTGTACTGCCCGCGCTGCCAGCGCTAA
- a CDS encoding HDOD domain-containing protein yields MPPQPQIMVDLQFEQYMPDPDLETIAKLISQDPGLSGALLKLVNSPHFGLSNKIGSIQRAVNLLGSRSIINLINAQSIKGEMCDETIVTLNRFWDTAQDVAMTCLTLAKRTGIQAADEAYTLGLFHDCGVPLMLKRFPNYMDVLEEAYAKADEATRVVDTENRTFNTNHSVVGYFTAKSWRLPEHLSGAIANHHNALAVFRDDTSRNTQSQLKNLLAVLKMAEHICASYRVLGNQAVDHEWNVVGPLVLDYIGLSEYDFENLKQNIRELGGH; encoded by the coding sequence ATCCCGCCGCAACCGCAGATCATGGTCGACCTGCAGTTCGAGCAGTACATGCCTGACCCGGACCTGGAAACCATCGCCAAGCTGATTTCCCAGGACCCGGGCCTCTCTGGCGCCTTGCTCAAACTGGTCAATTCCCCGCATTTCGGCCTGTCCAACAAGATCGGCTCGATCCAGCGCGCGGTGAACCTGCTGGGTAGCCGTTCGATCATCAACCTGATCAACGCCCAGTCGATCAAGGGCGAGATGTGCGACGAAACCATCGTTACCCTCAACCGCTTCTGGGACACCGCCCAGGATGTGGCGATGACCTGCCTGACGCTGGCCAAGCGAACCGGTATCCAGGCAGCGGACGAGGCCTACACCCTTGGTTTGTTCCATGATTGTGGCGTGCCGCTGATGCTCAAGCGCTTTCCCAATTACATGGATGTGCTGGAAGAGGCATACGCCAAGGCCGACGAAGCAACGCGCGTGGTCGACACCGAAAACCGCACGTTCAACACCAACCATTCGGTGGTTGGCTATTTCACCGCCAAGTCCTGGCGTTTGCCCGAGCACCTCAGCGGGGCCATCGCCAACCACCACAACGCCCTGGCTGTGTTCCGCGACGACACCTCGCGCAATACCCAGAGCCAGCTGAAGAACCTGCTGGCGGTACTGAAGATGGCCGAGCACATTTGCGCGTCCTACCGGGTATTGGGCAACCAGGCGGTGGACCACGAATGGAATGTAGTCGGCCCACTGGTGCTCGATTACATTGGCTTGTCGGAATACGATTTCGAAAACCTCAAGCAGAACATTCGCGAGCTGGGCGGGCACTGA
- a CDS encoding class I SAM-dependent rRNA methyltransferase, protein MSLPSLRLKANADRRLRAGHLWVYSNEVDVSATPLQGFQAGQQAILEAANGKPLGIVALSPNNLICARLLSRDIKLPLDKSLLVHRLNVALSLRERLFDQPCYRLVYGDSDLLPGLVVDRFFDILVVQLASATMEAHKDDVIAALVQVLKPSGILFKNDSAARDAEGLQRYVETVYGEVPDWVPLEENGVKFEAPVREGQKTGWFYDHRMNRARLAPYVKGKRVLDLFSYIGGWGVQAGAFGASEVFCVDASGFALDGVERNAALNGISEKLTCIEGDVFEALRELKAAEERFDVIIADPPAFIKRKKDLKNGEAAYRRLNEQAMRMLNKDGILVSASCSMHLPEDDLNNILLTSARHLDRNLQLLERGGQGPDHPVHPAIAETRYIKSITCRLLPNS, encoded by the coding sequence ATGTCCCTGCCCAGCCTTCGCCTCAAAGCCAATGCCGACCGCCGCCTGCGCGCCGGCCACCTGTGGGTCTACAGCAACGAAGTCGATGTCAGCGCGACCCCACTGCAAGGCTTTCAGGCCGGTCAGCAGGCCATTCTCGAGGCCGCCAACGGCAAGCCGCTGGGCATCGTCGCGCTGAGCCCGAACAACCTGATCTGCGCCCGCCTGCTGTCGCGCGACATCAAGCTGCCGCTGGACAAGTCGCTGCTGGTCCACCGCCTGAACGTTGCCCTGTCGCTGCGCGAGCGCCTGTTCGACCAGCCGTGCTACCGCTTGGTCTATGGCGACTCCGACCTGCTGCCGGGCCTGGTGGTCGACCGCTTCTTCGATATCCTGGTGGTGCAATTGGCCTCGGCTACCATGGAAGCGCACAAGGACGACGTGATCGCCGCCCTGGTGCAGGTGCTCAAGCCCAGCGGCATCCTGTTCAAGAACGACTCCGCCGCGCGTGACGCCGAAGGCCTGCAACGCTACGTCGAGACCGTCTACGGCGAAGTACCGGATTGGGTGCCGCTGGAAGAGAACGGCGTCAAGTTCGAAGCCCCGGTGCGCGAAGGCCAGAAAACCGGCTGGTTCTACGACCACCGCATGAACCGTGCGCGCCTGGCTCCGTACGTGAAAGGCAAGCGTGTACTCGACCTGTTCAGCTACATCGGTGGCTGGGGCGTGCAGGCCGGCGCCTTCGGCGCCAGCGAAGTGTTCTGCGTCGATGCTTCGGGGTTTGCCCTGGATGGCGTGGAGCGTAACGCCGCACTCAACGGCATCAGCGAGAAGCTGACCTGCATCGAAGGCGACGTGTTCGAAGCCCTGCGCGAGCTCAAGGCTGCCGAAGAACGCTTCGACGTGATCATTGCCGACCCACCCGCCTTCATCAAGCGCAAGAAGGACCTGAAAAACGGCGAAGCGGCCTACCGTCGCCTGAATGAACAGGCCATGCGCATGCTGAACAAGGACGGCATCCTCGTCAGCGCCTCGTGCTCGATGCACTTGCCCGAGGACGATCTGAACAACATCCTGCTGACCAGCGCCCGCCACCTGGACCGCAACCTGCAACTGCTCGAACGCGGCGGCCAGGGCCCGGACCACCCGGTGCACCCGGCCATCGCCGAAACCCGCTATATCAAGAGCATCACCTGCCGGTTGCTGCCCAACAGCTGA